TTAGGTGGCCTCACATTGACATCATGCAGCACCTGGAGGTGTTTCCCTTGACAGAGGTTACATGGCCTTTTCAGGTTACACTGGGCTGCCTGGTGACCCCTTGCACAACGCCAGCACCTCTTGTTAGCCTTTATCCATTCTGTCAGCTGATCCTTTGTGAGCATGGATACTGCAGTACACTGACTGAGGTGGTGTTCCTCATTGTTACAATATGCACAATATGGCTTGCTCTTATTTCCTCTGTAGTGGGAACGTGGCTCGAGAACCTCAGGTTTCTTGTCTGCATCCTTTGAGCCATGAAGGACTGTGGTTTGGCGCTTTGATTGTCGTCCCTCAGGTCGGAAACCCTGTTTCTCTCTGGCCCCTCTTACAGCTAACTGCCCCTCTGAGTCCTGGCACCATGACTCATATTTTAGCCACTCTGAAAGGTCAGTTAAGGTGTGGGTTCGCACACCCTGAGACAACAGGCAGCGGCGgaattctgctctctgctctggtggGAGCTTACTCAATAGACGGGCGACATGTGAGCCACATTGTAGCTCTACTTCTCCATCAGAGCCTAGCGTCCTAAGGACTCCCACAAGGGACTGTATCTGAAGTGCAAACCTTTCAAATGCAGCAACATCTCCTCTTCTGACATCCGGTGCATCCATCACAGCTGCAATCCGCTTAAGTGCTATCTGATGCGGTTGGCCAAATTTGTCACTGAGGGCAGCCATGGTGTCTGAGAAGGGTGTTGGTGAATTAAGGTATGCATCTGCTATCAATCTGGCCTCTTCTAATTGTAGGTGATCAACCAACACTTGGTATTTAAACAGCTCGGATGCTTCCTGAGGTAAGAGGTTCTCTAAAGAGATCTTGAGCCGTGCAAACTCACTTGGGTCCCGGCTGGAGAAGTTGCGGATGGTGGGGCGTGGACCATGGTAACTTAGCTCTGAGGTGATAGGGTGAGTGCTCTGAAGAAACCTCTGAGCTGGAGGCTGTGTCCATGCCATACCAGGTTGCTGCTGGGGGGCTACTGATTGATAGCCAGGCTCATTCTTGTGGCCACCATAAGCTGCAGTACGCTTTGGCTCAGTAGGAGGGAAGCTGTGTGATGGTGGCCGAGGCTGGACAGGCCTAAACCAGGCAGGTGAGGGGCCAGTCTCAGCCTGTGGCTTTGCAGAAGGGAGGGCATCATGTGTGAAGTGTTGAACTCTTGGCTGGCTGACTCGTGGTTTAACAGTTGAAGGTAGCCCTATCTCTTCCCTTGGATGTGGAAACTCATCCCTTCTCTGATTAGGATGGTGTAATATTGGTGGGTCCCCAGGCTGCCATTCCTCCTCTACTGGGTCTGGCCATGGAGGTGGGGCAGGCCAGTCATCCATTTCCTCACTATCAGGTTCACTTTCAACTAGGGGTGAGGGCTGCGTCACTCCTTGCTCTAATTTGGGGATATTCGGTGAATATGGACTCTGTAGGTTCCGGACAGCATCCACAAGTTGCCTCATATCTTCTCTCAGGGCTCTAAGCTCAACCATGCCCGATGACATGCGCTGCTGAGTCTGTTGTAGGAGCTGCCTCTCATAACGAATGTCCTCCAGCTCTGATCTGTTATCCTCATGTGGAGGTCGGTGGTGCAATGCTGCAGGCTGGGTGGTGGAATGGTCCTTTAACTGCTGCCTTAACTCCCTCTCTGATGGCCACTGGTGGGCTAGCTGATTTCCACAACTGTGCTCCTGGCTCATAGTACTGTAGTCAAGGAGCATCTCTTGGGGGTCAGCATCCCATCTCAGCAGGGGACTATGCGTGGGAGATGGTAGTGAGGTGAGGGAGGTCATCCTGGCCTTACCCTCCTGGTCAGCAGCACTCCTATGTCTCTGGATGATGTGGTCTTGATAATCCACCTCATAATCTGCATAACGTGCAGGGGACGAATGTTTCGTCTGGGACGTGCACCAAGGGTCTCATACTCTGAAAATGGTTCCATCTCTGACGAAACCCAGTGTATCCAGCTCGAAGGACCATTTAATGTAGGAGAGAAATAAGGATTGGTTTGGTTAGGACACTGGTAGGATATTTCACTGGATTCACTCAGGTGTGTCGGCCAGAACACCACTTAAAGCCAGAATATTCCAGAGTAGACAATAATGAGCGTTGAGATTAGATTATGGATGTTTACTTCCTTTCCATCACAGTAACATATACAATCTGCCAGCGATCATGCAGTACAACTTTGCTGTGGGTTTTCTGTGGCTTAGCTGTGGTTTAGCTGTTGTTTAGCTGTGGTTTCTATAAGGACAGAGCATAACACAGAACTATATGTAAGTATGCATCATCTTACGGCAACAGAAATAATATAGAGTAAATAAGGAAGCTATCTCAAGCTTTAAACATAAAGTCACATCATGTTAGCTGAGGAAACTATTAATAAACATGCCTGTGCTGCAATGTTGACTAATTAGCAGGGagctaacatctaaacacaaacTTTACTACACTTTACAGAACTATGTTAGCGAACATAGAATGAACACAACATAGCTCTCATTATCACATTTATCACAGCACATCAGTACTCACTCCTCTCATTCACGCACAGCGAACCTCTGATAGAGTCAATCCACAGCACACTGACCGCATGGCACTCTGCACTACACTGCTTATTTTCCTGATATTATTTGCTGGtagccagcagggggagctctttCCTCAATAACCCTGCTATACCGAGGAAACTTAACAGCTATCTAACGATGAATGGAACAGCAGAACTAATAACTTTAAAGTAACTTTGGGGCCTTTTCTACAGTATTTctatgtaataaaaaaaatctataccTTCTTTTTCCCTATTATTATAGAAATGAAGCATAGTAGTGTTTGATTGAAACTTTCTTGTAAATATGATACAGACACAGAAGCAAGTGCCTACTTGTTGAGATAGTTTGTCAGTTAAAATCCAAAGAAGCGACTAGAGATTGTTCTGAAAgtgggttaaaatgtgacatCATCATAAGAAGGCATTTTGGAGTATCTTTGGCTCAAATGTGGCCCCTGGAAGCTGCTCAGGATCGTGAGTAAGAACCCTTTTTTCTGAATCTGTTCACACTTCTGTCACAGAACCTTGTGTGTGACAGCACCAACCTTTCTCCACATTCCACCATGAAAGAGTTTCGTCCCTACTTTGTGATTTAGGTCATCCCCAATTCAAGGCCTGTTTTGTGGCATTTGAAAGATGTCCAATCTCCTGGGTTGGCACAATCACCCCATGCCTGTTACCATGGAAAGCGGAGCAGGAACCTCCTCCATGCGTGTTCCCAAAGTAAATCTCCACTTTCTGGAgggctgagctgagctgagctgaggGGGCTGGGAGGTCACTTTCGTTCATCTCTCTCTTCATGCAGTGAAAGGAACTGGAGTCTCATGCGCTACACACCCACAAATCCACCCTATCCTCTCCGTCCGCACGTTTTCCTTCAGTCAGGCAAATCTGCGCACTGGTGCGTGAGAATCGCGGCATTCATATGGCCAAAATATGGTCAAAGCACACGATTTGTCACGGACCAATTAACCCACTCTGTGTCTGTCCTGCATTGACACATGCTGGCACAAATCTGTGGAGTGTGTcctttgtgtctgtgtgataaAGATACCTTATCCAGGCTGCATATCTAAAGAGGTTAATTCGGCTAACTCCTCCCTGCTTGGCCATTTATCGTATTAATAATCACACCACTTGCGCGTCGCCTTAAAAGTGGGAGGGCTGCTGGAGAGCGCAGGAAAGGCGCGAGGAGCTGTCTCCGTTACGCGTGGTGCTGAAAGTGCCACTCGCCCCATCATGTGGTCTGTCTTCTTCGTCTTTCTGTCTTATCTAGACAGAAACTTTGTCAAGGGTGACTTCCTAAGCTTCACCTTAGACGCAGAGAAGGAGAGCAAAGAAATGTTCTCCATGCTCAACGGCACCTTTTGCGCAAAAATGTCAGCCGTGAGGGAGAACTTCCTCTACCAGGTATCAGATGGAGCTGAGGCGGTGCGCTCGGTTGTGAGCCCAGCAGGGAAACTTGTGAACTGCTCCTTCATAGTAAGCCAAGTGCAGGTGAAGTCGTTCCTGCAGGAGTGCAGATTGGGACTAAAGGACCAGAGAGCCGAGCGCGACATGGACGCGCGTTTTACGCGCATGGATGAAGCCAAAATGATGTGCAAGGAGTTCAAAGAGAGGTCGGAGCAAGGCAGcaggaaagaaaagaaggaaagaggTGACTCTGTTCTGCAGGACAAGGTGTTAAAAAGATCCAAGAGAGGCTTTACTTATCCCGGGACTCTGTGGTGTGGAGCTGGAAACATGGCTGACCATTATGACCAGTTGGGTAGGTTGCATGTGGTTGGATTTTGAAGCAGATTATGTGTGTGCCAGACGTGAACCGGTTTCTGACCTCCGTGTTGCAGGAGAGTTTGTAGAGACAGACAGCTGCTGCCGTGTCCACGACCACTGCCCACATATCATCCACGCCTTCTCCTCCAAGTATGGCTACACTAACTTCAAATGGCACTCCATCTGTCATTGTGACTGTGATAATGCGTAAGTACAAGCATCATTTTATTGCTAACAGGGTTTTTGGGCATAAGGTGTCATCACTAGTGTAAACTATAAACGTCTGCATCTAGTCCAGCTGAATTCGCTGTAATTGCACCACTGCAGCCTGTAAGCAATACTCAACCAGCTATGTGTTTAGGACATGAAAAGCAGGTGCAATCAGACATAACAACATGAAACACTACACATCAGTCTGTTAAAGACTCGGttttgaaagcaaaaaaaaaaaactacagaatAAACTAATAACTAATGTAAGAGTTACAATAATAGTAATTACTTTTGCTTTTGATTGTCTTAAATTAAAAGCTGTTTAGAAGAGGTCATAGAATGGGTTGTATGTTGCTTTTACCCTCAGTGTAAGGAGgtttaaaagcaaaattaaacaATGCATTATGTTCACAATGTGTCAGAATTTCTAAGGATTACTCTCtttattatttgattaaaaaaatgcagctttaaagtCTGACAGGTATTAGTGGATGGCCAAATTTTATTGCAGAATATCTTGTAATGAAGCTGTAatgagtttttgttttgaaattttaccAACAAATGGATGACTGTTTACAATAACCACTATCTATAAAATAAAGTGTGGCTTAAGTGTTTTGGTTGCTGATCAAACAGGCTTAAGAGAAAATAATGTATATGTAGGCAAATGAAATCATCTGATTAAGCCAGCCAGTCAAGAAAGATAAAATATACATCCAATGACAGCTTATTAGATACCCTACAAATGCTTGCTATCCTacaatatttataaatgtttccATCTTTGGAAAGAGACtagaaatgatgtttttatctttctttctCGGCAGGTTGAAAGCTTGTCTGAGGAAAGTCAACGATACGTCCTCCAGGGTAGTTGGTCAAGCTTTCTTTAATGTCATCGGTGTGCCTTGCTTTGAGTTTGCCTTTGAAGAGCAGTGTGCTGAGCGGCACTGGTATGGCATGTGAGTATAAGTGGGCTTCTGTGTACAACTTTAAAGTAGATTTGCAACACAGTGAACTGTTCTGAAAACTCCCAACACAACCTCCCTCTCATTCGCTCTCTTTTAGGTGTAAACGCTACGAGAGGTTCCCCATTGCTGTGGTGAAAGAGGCAGTGCCGTATGACTTTGGTggcattgatgtcattgatgcGCTGACGCTGCCTCCACTCAAGAGGAAAGAGTCTGAGAAAAACCCAGAAGAAGAGAAATCTGAGAGTATGACACAGTCTACAATGTCAGGTCCTGAGGAGCCTTCACTAGGAAATGTAGTCACTGCCGCCGAGGACTTCATCAAGGTCCTGGCGACTGTCTCCACCTCTCAAAGCTCCACCGCAGAGTCTGATAAAGCAGAGATGCAAAgctcagagaaaaagaagaagaagaccgtgaagaagaagaaaacaaagaagcatAAAGGGAAAGGaaaggggaggaagaggaagcagaAAGCAGAGGCAGGTGTTAAAGTTGAGGATGGTGCTGCAGTCTCCACGTCCAGTAACAAAGCAGAGGACGCCAACGCATTGAGTAACTTCATCAGTGAGGCGCACAAACATGAGCAGCCAAGCAGCAACACTAACAGAGTTGGTGACGGGGAATATGAGCCGGGGGAAAGAGAGGAGCCCTCCAATGAAGTCATGAAAGATGAACCAGCAATGGATAAAGAGCCAGTCTCCAATTCAACACCCTCAACAGACCTGAGGAAACCAGCTGAGTCAGACACCAAAGCACCGACCAAATCACCAGAACAAATCACCTTTTCTACAAGAACAACACTTATTCCTCAGATGGTAAAAACCAGAAGGCTGAGGAAAGGGAGGCGaaaaaagggcaagaaaatTCCCTCTCCTGAGAAGCTTGTCGCTTACACAACCGACAACTTAAGAAccactcctgtcctctccacTGTCACCACAGTCCCAATGGTGCTTGAGCAACAAAGCACTGGGAGTGACACTGAGAAGCGGCCTGTCTTCAGCACTGCCAGGACGCCCATTGTAATCCCTAAAGTCAAAAGAAACAGGTCAAAGGAGAGAGaaggcaggaaaaaaaggaagaaagtcAGCCCAGCATCTCCCATTGTGGCCACAGCCAATGAAAATCCCTCTCTGGACAATCTGAAAGTGATCCCTCTGACCGGGGCTCCCACAGTGCCATCGCTGCCCGTTACAGAGCAGCCAGTTTCACACAGGTTGGACGTTTATCGAAGGAATATGAGCATCCAAGTTGCAGCTCCAAACTCTTCTTTTAGTGTTTTGAGAAAGCACAAATCAAAAGGAAGAGGACTCAGAAGCAGAAGGAGGAaaacagttttgccactttatcacAACAGCACTGAAACTTTGCTTCCTTTTCTTACAGCTCCAGGGACTAGCAATACTCTGAACTTCCCTGcaaccactgctgtagataaCAGGCCCAAAGAAATAACAGAAACTCACAATGAATGGAGGCTTTTAACTGTTACAACAGACCCTTCTGTCATCCCAAAAACTCACAGGCAGTCACTCAGACAGCACAGAAGGCCAAGGAAGAAAGCCCTGCCACCTTCTCTCAGCAATGGTGCATCTGTCCCTAAACAAACTGAACAAACACCAATGACATTCACAACCACGCCATCCAAAGTCACCACTACTATAGAGCTTAACCTGCAGACCACTGAAAATTCCTCCAAGACAACCTTTTCCACTCCTATTATGAGTCCACTCCAGTTATCTATAGAGAGAGCTAAAGAACAATTCCTCAGGAAGAAGAGAAGGAAAGCATTAATGTCTCTTAGACAACAATGAGGTGTTACGTCAGGAGAATAGGCTACATGAACAAACTTAGCTGTTTAGGATTGCTGCTCTTGATCACTTAATGTCCACAATTTATCATATTATTTACATCCTTTAAGGTCCAACATTTAAATCACAAATGGAAAgaagtcatatttaaatgtgatGTGAATCATGTTTTGTAAGACTATTTGTCTGAAATAAAATCTACAAATGATTGTGAATGTATCTTACTATGCCCCTGTTTACAGTGACAACACACAGAAGCTTACATCCCAAGTATTTCCTGTTAGATTAGGTGAAAATGTAATTCTGTAAATTTCATGCTGAGAGGAAGACTTAACTTACTTTCATACCTGTACCCCACGCTTAAGATGAAGCTGCCACCAGCAGCTGTTAGCTTAAAACTATGACACAgcatttttgcatcttgttttttttccacataacctatttatttatcaaattaaatctttagtgTTAACAAGCAAGATTAAGGGATTGTGCAAGGTGGATTTTGTTAATTTTGGATAAAGCTAGACTATCTGATTACCTTATTTAACTCTAAACTTTAACAAGCTAACTGCTGCTAACACTAGCTGCCGCTAACATTAGGTTGAAATGTATGATATAAAGACTAAATTGAGATCAATATCTTCCTCATTGCAAGGAAATTCACGTTTATCTCCCACAGCGTTCGACATTTAAGCTAGTCTAAAGCTGAGAATATACTCAGATGAAAAGTGTCATTAAAATACAAGCTGAAAGTGAGCTAACAAGcttgcatgcatggatggacagatggatggataatgtaGGCTAGCTGTTTCACCTGGTTCCAGTGAGATTATAAACTAAACGCTAACTGGCCTAAATTTGTTGAACTTCAAATTATATTTGTAAATTTTAGAATCTAAGACATTTTAACTCATGCTCAGCTTGATACAGTGAGCTAACCAGCTAATAGTCATAGACATATTGATGTTTGTAATTTTGGAATATACATGCTAGCTATTTACCCTGTTTCCAGTGGGTTTAGCAGCTAGCTTCAGTACTACTGGAAGTAGCTTAAATTTAGTTGAAACATTAGACTGATAACAATGTTCTCATCTTTTTCACATTAAGAAAGTAAGTATGTTTATTTCCTGATGTCTCCAACATCTCTGTGGATAGGAATTTAAGATGGAAATTAACAATAAGCTAGTaagcatgcatggatggatggctggatggatgtcATTTAGGACATTGCAAGCTAGCTACTGTTTACTATCACTGTTTTCAGCGAGCTGAGAAGCTAATACTGGAGCTAGCTTAAATTTGCTGTGTAAACATAACAGTGAAGCCAacgtttttattttactcccaCTAAGAGGGAAAACACATGAATTTTCTAGGTTTGTTcatttggatggatggatagatggacagaAGGCCAGATAGATGAAGTAAAGACATATAAGACATTATAGCACGATGAAAGTGATCTAACCAGCTAGCATGTTAAAAGATGGACTTGCCACTCGCCGTCCAAGACTTTACAAAATGGGACAAACATCAGATTGAGACTCTGCATGCAGAAATGTGTAAATCCATCTACTGTGTTGAATGAAAAACACCAAATGATGCATGCAGAGCAGAATTaagattcattaaaatacaaaaaatggcatttaaattTTATACTTATCTTAAAGAAAGCAAGCCCAACATGCTCCATACCAAAGATCTGACCTCCAGAAAGCTTCCCCCTCAGACAGCTGGTACAGAGACTCTGTACACCTGCGGAGCCCTCAGACAAAACCAACCAGCTTAAACCAAATTATTCAACAACAAAAGGAGAaccatttaactcattttcaagaatcagcaagaaaaaaaagcaattttatGGAAAAGGGACAACACTATTTGTCCCTTGCAGTTGCACAATATTTAAGCACTATGACTGATCCATGGCTGAGGAAATATTTGACCATGTACAGACTCAGTGAGCACAACCTCGCCATCAAGAGGGGACACCACTGACAAAGCTGGATCCCTAAAGAGGAGagactgtgcacccactgcagccaacaggaagaggaaacaaaGCTTTATTTTCTAACCATCTGTCCTTTATACAAGGGCATCAGAAATCAGTTCTTTCCACGTTTTACcagcaaacaaacacaattCACCAGTATTAACAATGAACAGAGGCTTCCATATTTGCTAGGTGAAGATCTACACTGTGCCAATGTTTCAGCACGTTATATGAGCTGTTTTAACCAAAGGACCTCAAACACAACACCACTGCAATGAACAGGACTACCTACACATATTTATATTATtcataatataaatataataatataataatataaatataatattttattatagaattttaattttttaccatcattttaaagttaaacccAAAATTTTGATACATATATCCACTACAAtactttttttgtcagttattGTTATGTAACATTTGTACACTGTTCTGGCATTGTAAACTGATGTtttccatgccaataaagcttAATGAATTAAATtgtagacagacagacatactGTACAGATGGAATAAAATCACTGAGTGGCACATTTTCTCATAGAAATAATTAAGGAGGGTAATCTCAATTTTAGTGGTTTAATGCTAACCAGCTTAAATcggtttaattttttaaaaccgTTTCCTATGAAACTGGGTACACAGAAATCATGCCAAGAAAATTCTCTAAGTTCATGCACAGGTGTTCTTTTGTTCGAAGGAAAAAGGGGGCTTTGCCTTATAGCTGCCTCACTGAGTGGTTTAAAGCAGGGTCACATTCTCGGCACAGATTAGGTGCTCACTTTGCACATTATTTTCACCTTTAGCCCTCAAGGGTCAGTTGTAACACCCAGCGCGGAGGCTGAAATCCTCCCGGTCAGCTGATTCTCACATGGTTGCATAAGAGGAGTTTATCTTGATGAGTATGAAAAGATCAAATTAGATCTCCATTTCACCTGGCACATAAAGTATGAAGGCTATCATGTTGAGGAAAGGTCCTCAGACACACTGTGGGGTATAAGGTTATCTCATTCAGAGCTTTGAATAATGGGAACTTTGTGACAAAGAAGACTTTCATGCAGGAGCTCAAGTTCCTAAATTTTTGGAAGACACCCAAGCATTCAAAGGAGCTTGGAATTCAGACACGATCATAAGCTGAAATGGCAGAGAGACTAACACAGTTGGATATGTGAAAAGACCATTTTCTCACAGGGCGGGGAAAGTATGGCTGAAATTTTCCATTACATCTGCAGGTTTATTAACTCTGAGGGTGACTTTAAGGTTCACATCTATGGAAATGAATTTGACAATTACTTTTTCAACATCATAGATTTTAGGATAGTGGTTGATTTTGGAATTCATACACATCTTGAGAAAAATCtgacttaaagctcctgtgagaagcatttttgttgtttttggtgccccctgtggaTGACATGAAATATTTGATGTCTTTGTTAAAATGTCCTGTACATACCTGAGTACGTTTTTCCAATACTAAaaggatattttggtatttttcttaGAGTgttgccccttcaaacaggacatGCTAGGGGAAGCTAGTCTATCCAGCTCTACAGATGGGTACAGCAGCTCCACCTGATTTATTGAGTTTTAGGTTAAATCAATGTTGGCTCAGTTgttcatatcaaacatttttgaagtgattttttttttacacccagaaagcctctgtgtttggtactactttgcaatgcaggctttggcCACCAGCTATGTGCTCTTCCGCCTCAGGGTATTTGagcagctgtttgggtctgtagGCTTTAAAAGAGGGAACAACAGAGCAGACTTCAGAGCAGGTCAGAGAGGGAACGATCTCTCTTAACCACAGGAATTTTTGGCAATATTATTCAAACCATCAGATAACCTGACACTTACTTACCTTGGTCAGAAGGGGGGAATTTGACACAAAATCAGCCCAGGTCCCTTGTTGTGTGTGTCCCATTTGAGTCATGTCTCTGATGACAACTCTTGTCCTCCTCTTTTAATCGCCAGACTATTTCCTGACTGTGAATCTTTGATATagaaaatgcaattaaaaatgtttgttttggcaGGATGTTATTAATAGTGAAGTCTGACACATAGCCTGCTGCAGCATTTCAGTCGTTAGAAATAAGAATATAGAAATAATCgatctttttttctgatggtcttgtttgcttttttccccCAAGATTTATTATtgggcattttatgcctttattgatagaggaggacagggacgagagagctggggagagacatgcaggaaagtgccacaggccggattcagaCCCTGGTTGACATGGGACACGCCTTAAAGCATCAAGACACCTACACCCCATTGTCTGCTTTTTATAAGTCATAAGGAGGCGTTCTTAATAATTTGAGTCTGTCGTAATTGGATGAAATCAAGAAGGAGTCTTGAAAAATGAAGGCTTTCAGATTTTCTtagacagtggttcccaacctgggctCCGGGCTCCCCTTAGGGGGGATACCAgcttagcttttcttaaatagaaatcagaaaaaaggttgggaacaaCTGTTCTAAGCTGTGAAATTACTTGTGTCTGCAAATGGTTTGAAGATGGGCTGAATCAGGAAGGAATGGGTTAAGATGTCCTGCAGCGGATTTGAAGTAACAGTACATTTGtgtcagagagaggaagaatCGGTAGCAAGATTAGTGGGCTTATGTATAGGAAAAATGAGGTGCTGATCTGGCTGAGTGGTTCCAGTATGTGCCTAACATACAGGGGCGAAGTCCTTGACAAAGGGGCCCCAAATTTGACTCTGATCCTCCATCCTTGGCTGCATGCCATCCTTACTCCTGTTCCCCATATCtacaactctatccactgtcctatccaacaaagacaaaaagacaaaataaccaAGAATACTTAAAAATTACTACACTGCAAAGTTTAGGTACTCCTCCTCCCACCCCTTGGTGCAGATATTACTGTGAAACATGACAGGTTATGTAAGGGGACGAGTTTTGGTAATGCATATcacacacatttacataaaatcCATAGTATGTGCATCAATGAGAGGACAGCACGGTCCATGGCACCCTATTAAGGACAGAATCCAATATCCCATTATattcacaaacacagcagaaagcCTATTGACTGAGAGAAACTAACCTGTTCTGGTTAAATTGTCTGGCGTGGCACTGATGGATGAGGAAAGGAGAGGTGGTGCCTCTGCTTTCATAACTggcaaagagaagaaaatgcCTTAGATTGGCATGATCCAGACTTTTCTGCTTCTGTAGGATGTGCAGagttttattattcatttacaATCTGCTCTGAACttaattttctttcctttttctaaCTTTCATTTGGTTTCTGTCTGGTGACGATGGCAAAGACTGACCCATTTCTCTGACACACATTTAGTGTTTGGGTGCGAGGAGCAGTCCGGTGCCTAAAGCCAAAAAAGACTGTGTGCCAAGTACTTTGCCAGCAATTCAAATGTACGCTTTGAGTAAATGTATGTTAATTAACATCAGAATGACCATGGGTGATGGTTGGCAGTCCCCGGCTAACCTTGGCTATCCTTTGGACTGGAAACTGAGCAGCTTTCTGCAGGCAGGACCACAGAAGGAGATGAAGGTTTCTCTTTCACCGGGACCACCTCCATGCTCTGGTACTCCCTGAAACAGTGGGGTATTTAAAAGAGCAGTGTGTTATAGTCAAACAAATGTCCTATAACCTTACACTAAGGCTTTGGCCCAGTATCAATATGGCAATACATTGATGTCCTG
This region of Cheilinus undulatus linkage group 2, ASM1832078v1, whole genome shotgun sequence genomic DNA includes:
- the proca1 gene encoding uncharacterized protein proca1, with protein sequence MWSVFFVFLSYLDRNFVKGDFLSFTLDAEKESKEMFSMLNGTFCAKMSAVRENFLYQVSDGAEAVRSVVSPAGKLVNCSFIVSQVQVKSFLQECRLGLKDQRAERDMDARFTRMDEAKMMCKEFKERSEQGSRKEKKERGDSVLQDKVLKRSKRGFTYPGTLWCGAGNMADHYDQLGEFVETDSCCRVHDHCPHIIHAFSSKYGYTNFKWHSICHCDCDNALKACLRKVNDTSSRVVGQAFFNVIGVPCFEFAFEEQCAERHWYGMCKRYERFPIAVVKEAVPYDFGGIDVIDALTLPPLKRKESEKNPEEEKSESMTQSTMSGPEEPSLGNVVTAAEDFIKVLATVSTSQSSTAESDKAEMQSSEKKKKKTVKKKKTKKHKGKGKGRKRKQKAEAGVKVEDGAAVSTSSNKAEDANALSNFISEAHKHEQPSSNTNRVGDGEYEPGEREEPSNEVMKDEPAMDKEPVSNSTPSTDLRKPAESDTKAPTKSPEQITFSTRTTLIPQMVKTRRLRKGRRKKGKKIPSPEKLVAYTTDNLRTTPVLSTVTTVPMVLEQQSTGSDTEKRPVFSTARTPIVIPKVKRNRSKEREGRKKRKKVSPASPIVATANENPSLDNLKVIPLTGAPTVPSLPVTEQPVSHSSRD